One part of the Cyanobacteria bacterium GSL.Bin1 genome encodes these proteins:
- a CDS encoding HAD-IA family hydrolase, which produces MTAFIFDVDGTLAETERYGHRVAFNRAFAEAELNWYWSESLYGELLSISGGKERIGHYMTHHLPDYTPPDHLDEFVQELHVAKNRHYRQLLQEGKIPLRPGVKRVIMEAYQAGIQLAIATTSALENTIVLIETQFGTDAYFKLIAAGDVVPEKKPAPDIYDYVLEQLNISANYCLVFEDSQSGLAAATQANLKTVITFNDYTAHQNFSDAVLVLNHLGEPDYPFTVYRGHGFVNQTYFDLTLAHSLFNS; this is translated from the coding sequence ATGACGGCTTTCATTTTCGATGTAGATGGGACGCTCGCTGAAACTGAACGTTACGGTCATCGAGTCGCTTTTAACCGTGCTTTTGCTGAAGCTGAGTTAAATTGGTACTGGTCGGAGTCTTTGTATGGGGAATTATTATCAATTTCTGGGGGCAAAGAACGAATTGGTCATTACATGACCCATCATCTCCCCGACTATACTCCCCCCGATCATTTAGATGAGTTTGTGCAAGAGCTCCACGTGGCAAAAAATCGTCATTATCGTCAACTATTGCAAGAAGGAAAGATTCCGTTACGTCCTGGCGTCAAACGAGTGATTATGGAAGCCTATCAAGCCGGAATTCAGCTCGCGATCGCGACCACTAGTGCTCTCGAAAATACAATAGTGCTCATCGAAACCCAATTCGGAACCGATGCTTACTTTAAGTTGATTGCTGCTGGCGATGTAGTTCCAGAAAAAAAACCCGCCCCTGATATTTATGACTATGTTTTAGAACAGCTCAATATTAGTGCTAACTATTGTCTAGTGTTTGAAGATTCTCAGTCGGGTTTAGCAGCAGCAACGCAAGCCAACCTAAAAACAGTCATTACGTTTAACGATTACACAGCTCATCAAAATTTTTCAGATGCAGTTTTAGTTTTAAACCATTTGGGAGAGCCCGATTATCCTTTCACTGTTTATCGTGGGCATGGCTTTGTTAATCAAACCTACTTTGATTTGACGTTAGCTCACTCATTATTCAACTCTTAA
- a CDS encoding bacteriohemerythrin yields the protein MQIPHWSPEYETGFPIIDQQHQEMFKVVSDLQEAMVRQAEPAYLKHLLQALLKDTIAHFTLEEDLMQEHGYPSYEEHKQIHDRLTQKITKVLRRLEAEEDAALVNSELSHFLHQWLVHHIQGQDRKMIQFFRERNIVDVQRAVIYQ from the coding sequence ATGCAAATTCCTCATTGGTCTCCAGAGTACGAAACCGGTTTCCCCATCATTGATCAACAACACCAAGAGATGTTTAAGGTCGTGAGCGATCTCCAAGAAGCAATGGTGAGACAAGCTGAGCCAGCTTACCTCAAGCACCTCTTACAAGCGCTACTAAAAGATACCATTGCTCACTTCACCCTTGAGGAAGACTTGATGCAAGAGCATGGTTATCCTTCCTATGAGGAACATAAACAAATTCATGATCGCCTCACCCAAAAAATTACCAAAGTTCTCCGTCGTCTGGAAGCGGAAGAAGATGCTGCTTTGGTCAACAGTGAGCTTTCCCACTTTCTGCATCAATGGTTAGTGCATCATATCCAAGGACAAGATCGTAAAATGATCCAATTTTTCCGAGAACGAAATATTGTTGATGTGCAGAGAGCAGTAATTTATCAATAA